ACCGCGGCGAAGGCAACGGTCAGGTCAAACGCCGGCTGCTACGCGATCTCAATGGCGCCGACACCGCCTCGCTGATCCTGACGCCTGAGTCCGTATTCGGCGACATGTACCTGGTCGAAGCCAGTCGCGGATGCCAGTGGGGATGCCGGTTTTGCGCCGCCGGCTTCATGTATCGACCGATCCGCTATCGCTCGCCCGAGCGCCTGCTGAATCAAGCGCGGCGAGGCTTGCAGGAGCGCCGGGTAATCGGCTTGGTGGGCGCCGAGATGGCCAGCGTGCCCGCCGTAGCCCAGCTTGCCAGCGCGGTTGCCCAAGCCGGCGGCCGACTTTCTCCCTCCTCGCTCAAGGCTGATTGCATCTCGCCCGATCTGGCCGCGGCCCTGGCTCAGGGCGGCGCGCGCAGCGTGACTATCGCCCCCGAAGCAGGCAGCGAGCGAATGCGCAAGGTCATCAACAAGAACCTTACCCAAGCCGCTATCCTCCAAGCGGCCGAGATGATGGTGGGCGAAGGGGTGGAAAGCCTCAAGCTGTATTTCATGCTGGGGCTGCCCGAGGAGCATGAGGAGGACGTAATTGCGATCGCGACTCTGACCGCTCAGATCCTGGAGCGCGTGCGCCAAGGCAAGCGCCATCTGGGCAAGGTGACGGTTTCGCTCAACCCCTTCGTGCCCAAGCCTTGGACCCCGTTTCAATGGGATCCGATGGCTGACCTGCGCAGCTCCAAGCGCAAGATCGCCCTGCTGCGCACCCATCTGATGCGGCTGGGCGGCGTCGAGATGGACGCCGAATCGCCACGCGAAGCTTATTTTCAGACCCTGCTCTCGCGTGGTGATCGACGTGTAGGCGCAATCCTAGCCCGTCTGCAGGCCGAGGGGTGCGAAGATGCCGGTTCGATTTGGCACGCCCTCGGACGGATTCGGCGTGAGGCTATCGCGAATGATCGAAGCGCGCTGCCCAACCCCGACCACTACGTTTACCGCGCGATTGGGCATAATGAGCTGCTGCCGTGGGATTTTATCGACCACAGCGTGAGCAAGTGGTTTTTGCTCTCAGAGCGCAAAAAAGCCCATTTTGAGCATCAAACCCGCCCCTGCGACGTAACCCGCTGCACCGTCTGCGGCGCTTGCTAAAAAAGTGCCACTTCGTAGATGGGCTTGCCGCCAAGAGGCTGGCCGAGCCTTCAACCGCGGCAGGTGACCCGACTGATTAAACAGCTCACTTCGTCCTGCTTCCAGCGTTGATTCAGAAGATGCCACACTAGCGTAACATAGCTGTTTCGGTCAGATTGTAGTGCAGTTTTCACATCGGACGGAAACCAGATGAAGCGTTTTGGGCAAAACAGACCCAGCCGATCACTCATTCCATCGATCCTCCTCATGATGGCCGCTATCGGCACGCTAACCACGGCTTGGGCCGCATCGCGGGCGGTTGACGAGATCGAGCCGGCCAACGCCAGGGTTGAAGTGCTCAAAGCCGAACCGGTTTATGAGCATCCCAACTTGCAAAGCCGCCACCTGCGCCGTATGACTCCGGGTAACTTCATTCGCATCACCGGCGCCACTCCCGGCTTCCTACGGGTTTCGCTCAAAAACGGCGACACCGGCTATATCGAGCCCGACTCGGTAAGGCTGGTAAAGCCGATGAAACGGGTTTTCCGCGTAACTCTGGATACACCCGTTTTTGCCGCGCCCAACCGATGGGCCCGCCATGTCG
This portion of the Candidatus Binataceae bacterium genome encodes:
- a CDS encoding radical SAM protein, translating into PALRKRREPLLSFEQGRELSDFDLLAFSISFETDYLNLPAILDLAGIPLWREQRRERDFPLIIAGGSAIFLNPEPIADFVDLFLIGEGEEMIPEFIQHYRQARQEGSDRTTTLHRVARTAGAYLPELYTPRYDDVGRLAAIDYRGEGNGQVKRRLLRDLNGADTASLILTPESVFGDMYLVEASRGCQWGCRFCAAGFMYRPIRYRSPERLLNQARRGLQERRVIGLVGAEMASVPAVAQLASAVAQAGGRLSPSSLKADCISPDLAAALAQGGARSVTIAPEAGSERMRKVINKNLTQAAILQAAEMMVGEGVESLKLYFMLGLPEEHEEDVIAIATLTAQILERVRQGKRHLGKVTVSLNPFVPKPWTPFQWDPMADLRSSKRKIALLRTHLMRLGGVEMDAESPREAYFQTLLSRGDRRVGAILARLQAEGCEDAGSIWHALGRIRREAIANDRSALPNPDHYVYRAIGHNELLPWDFIDHSVSKWFLLSERKKAHFEHQTRPCDVTRCTVCGAC